From the Gloeomargarita sp. SKYB120 genome, the window TGCAGCAGTGACTTGCCGGTGGGAGTCCGGCACGCTCCGCTCCTGCAGGTGGCGGGAGAAGTTGTTGGGAGTGCCGTTTGCCCAGCAGCCTGTGGATAATTGTCCATAGTTTTAGGAACGGTTGGCGGTGGGACTACCGAGCAGGTAGCGGCGCAATTCCGATGGGTGAATTTCGCATCCCCTGCGAAATGGCCGCTGCCATGAAACGTCAATTCGAGCCGAGTTCAACCCAAACGATTGTCATCCAAGTCGGTCGTCAATCCCAGAATTTGTCGATTCAGCCCTTAAACATCACAGGTGAGCGAGTCTTGGCCTGGTTGGATGTCGCAGAAACATTTCGCCCGTGGGTTCATGGCCGGGGCCAAATCCAGCAAATCATGGGTACCCTGCGACGGGTGAAAATTCCTGTTCTTTTGCCGGATGAACCCTTGCGTCGGCATGGTGTGCAGTTGTTTTTCGTAAGTACCGTGCCCAGCCCCAATGAGTACCTTATTGAGCTGTTCACATTCCCAGGTTGCCGAGTGGGAGCTTGTACCGTTGGTTCCTTCAGTGGTCGGTGGGGCGGCAAGTTGGCTATCCCTAAAAAGGAATGGCCCCGCGATACCCATCAAATGGTTCGTTTAGCCAAGGGTATCCAGGGACAATTTATTAAGACGTGCGGAGCCTACTGCACTAGTTTTGTACAGTGGGTCAGCAATGGCGTGTTGTACGAAATCAGCGCCCGAGATGCCGACCGAGATAGCCTTGTGCAACTTGCCAATCAGGCCATCCAGGCCGGTCCGCGTTAACCTAACGCCTTTAACAGGCCAATTAATCCCTTGCCAGTGAGCAGCTCCAGAATAATCAGCGATACAAACCCAATCATGGCAAGCCGCCCGTTCAATCGTTCGGCGTATTCCGTAAACCCCACCCGCGACACGTCATCCACATAC encodes:
- a CDS encoding chlorophyll a/b-binding protein, producing the protein MTQQEMTRPRGYTVESGGRLNNFAIEPRMYVDDVSRVGFTEYAERLNGRLAMIGFVSLIILELLTGKGLIGLLKALG